One window from the genome of Streptomyces sp. NBC_01476 encodes:
- a CDS encoding cyclic nucleotide-binding domain-containing protein → MTTRLMTMAGRLDALTDEHRDKLMALAEEVDFPAGTRIFEERGKADRFWFLRDGEVALQLHVPGRPAAAIETLGQGSLLGWSWLFPPRRWHMSAKALSDVRAWEFDAAAVRRLCEEDPAFGYVFVLACAEVIGHRLEDARTRLLDLYGPHGSGLPH, encoded by the coding sequence ATGACGACCAGGCTGATGACCATGGCGGGGCGGCTCGACGCCCTCACCGACGAGCACCGCGACAAGCTCATGGCACTGGCCGAGGAGGTCGATTTCCCGGCCGGCACCCGCATCTTCGAAGAGCGCGGGAAGGCCGACCGGTTCTGGTTCCTCCGCGACGGCGAGGTGGCGCTGCAACTGCACGTGCCCGGCCGGCCGGCGGCGGCGATCGAAACCCTCGGACAGGGCTCCCTGCTGGGCTGGTCGTGGCTCTTCCCGCCGCGCCGCTGGCACATGTCGGCCAAGGCCCTGTCGGACGTGCGCGCCTGGGAGTTCGACGCGGCAGCCGTCCGGCGGCTCTGCGAGGAGGACCCGGCCTTCGGCTACGTCTTCGTACTCGCCTGCGCCGAGGTCATCGGCCACCGCCTGGAGGACGCCCGCACCCGGCTGCTCGACCTCTACGGTCCGCACGGCAGCGGCCTGCCGCACTGA
- a CDS encoding phosphatase PAP2 family protein gives MPQVRHWLRIPATMFAAAILIGLVAAHTSLVQPDEFHLERVLQTDLRTGWLTTVMLDVSDVVSPVGGLLVLAAGTAWLLFVRRRPVDAVATFLVVAVGWNAAQLGKFIVARHRPPVMYSLAPETGSDSFPSGHVCFTVSAALALYFLARGTRHQRAVTWLGCAAVVLVAFSRLYIGAHYPTDVAGSVLISFAAVVLLTGVWHRWLLPRLDRVPLLARFGPLPGTGGTARPAGDEAKPFTAPRSAHRLSD, from the coding sequence ATGCCTCAGGTGCGCCACTGGCTGCGTATCCCCGCGACCATGTTCGCCGCGGCGATCCTCATCGGCCTGGTCGCGGCACACACCTCGCTCGTCCAGCCCGATGAGTTCCATCTCGAACGGGTACTGCAGACGGACCTGCGCACCGGCTGGCTCACCACCGTGATGCTCGATGTGAGCGACGTGGTGTCACCGGTCGGCGGGCTGCTCGTCCTGGCGGCGGGGACGGCGTGGCTGCTCTTCGTCCGCCGCCGCCCGGTCGACGCGGTCGCCACTTTCCTGGTGGTGGCCGTTGGCTGGAACGCCGCCCAGCTCGGCAAGTTCATCGTGGCCCGGCACCGGCCGCCGGTGATGTACTCGCTCGCCCCGGAGACGGGTTCCGACAGCTTTCCCAGCGGCCACGTCTGCTTCACCGTGTCGGCCGCGCTGGCCCTGTACTTCCTGGCGCGCGGTACCCGGCACCAGCGGGCGGTGACCTGGCTCGGCTGCGCGGCCGTGGTGCTGGTCGCCTTCTCCCGGCTCTACATCGGCGCGCACTACCCGACCGACGTGGCCGGCTCGGTGCTCATCAGCTTCGCCGCCGTCGTCCTGCTGACCGGCGTGTGGCACCGCTGGCTGCTGCCGCGCCTCGACCGCGTCCCGCTCCTCGCCCGCTTCGGCCCGCTGCCGGGAACCGGCGGGACGGCCCGGCCCGCCGGGGACGAGGCGAAGCCGTTCACGGCACCCCGATCCGCGCACCGGCTGTCCGACTGA
- a CDS encoding BlaI/MecI/CopY family transcriptional regulator yields the protein MGEEKDQSASGRRARGELEAEVLAALWAAGEPVGAGTVREQVAGDPAYTTVLTILTRLHEKGLVTRERAGRGYLYAPLHDEAGHAAAGMRDFLDHGGDRAAVLSRFVSGLSAEDEKLLERLLRGRQS from the coding sequence GTGGGCGAGGAGAAGGACCAGTCGGCATCAGGACGCCGTGCCCGCGGCGAGCTGGAGGCCGAGGTGCTGGCGGCGCTGTGGGCAGCCGGCGAACCGGTCGGCGCGGGCACGGTGCGCGAACAGGTGGCCGGCGACCCCGCCTACACCACCGTTCTGACGATCCTCACCCGCCTGCACGAGAAGGGCCTGGTCACCCGCGAGCGCGCCGGCCGCGGCTACCTCTACGCCCCGCTGCACGACGAGGCGGGCCACGCGGCGGCCGGCATGCGCGACTTCCTTGATCACGGCGGCGACCGCGCGGCGGTGCTCAGCCGCTTCGTCTCCGGACTGTCCGCGGAGGACGAGAAGCTGCTGGAGCGGTTGCTGCGCGGCCGGCAGAGCTAG
- a CDS encoding sortase domain-containing protein produces MGVLTAALLGCSATAATGVSNAAPARPVGGPAAHVPAATASPSPTPTPSPTPPPVNRKTATAELTIPSIGIKNLRIVPYEGTTDDWPGTRIQDRSLAASPYGPHGGVGPGEIGNYLVTGHRLSAGGPLNKVPSLKAGQKVLVTTGGTTYTYTVTETRKTDFRSARSLAEQRAPVPGHPGEKPTKAMITVSTCATPEDNAAGNFWRDAKNNPQHRIDKIGVLTSWSKAPAGS; encoded by the coding sequence ATGGGCGTGCTCACGGCCGCACTGCTCGGCTGTTCCGCCACCGCTGCCACCGGCGTGTCGAACGCGGCCCCGGCCCGTCCCGTCGGCGGTCCTGCCGCGCACGTGCCGGCCGCCACCGCGTCCCCGTCCCCGACACCGACGCCGTCGCCGACGCCGCCCCCGGTGAACCGCAAGACCGCCACCGCCGAGCTGACCATCCCGTCCATCGGCATCAAGAACCTCCGCATCGTCCCGTACGAGGGGACGACGGACGACTGGCCCGGCACCCGGATCCAGGACCGCAGCCTGGCCGCCAGCCCCTACGGTCCGCACGGCGGTGTCGGGCCGGGTGAGATCGGCAACTACCTCGTCACCGGCCACCGCCTGTCCGCGGGCGGCCCGCTCAACAAGGTCCCCTCGCTCAAGGCGGGTCAGAAGGTCCTCGTCACCACGGGCGGCACGACCTACACGTACACGGTCACCGAGACCAGGAAGACCGACTTCCGCTCCGCGCGCTCTCTGGCCGAGCAGCGGGCGCCGGTGCCCGGCCACCCCGGCGAGAAGCCCACCAAGGCGATGATCACGGTCTCCACCTGCGCGACACCGGAGGACAACGCGGCGGGCAACTTCTGGCGTGACGCCAAGAACAACCCCCAGCACCGCATCGACAAGATCGGTGTCCTGACCTCCTGGTCGAAGGCGCCCGCCGGTTCCTGA
- a CDS encoding ArsR/SmtB family transcription factor — translation MGHRPSIPDSTAAPRTPLTPANAGQVATTLQALSTPSRLLILGRLREGPCAATELAAAAGLEQSACSHQLRLLRNLGLVTGTRKGRSVVYALHDNHVAALLDQAVFHVEHLRLGLTDAAAEAGAYEAAGEPAAH, via the coding sequence ATGGGCCACAGACCGAGCATCCCTGACAGCACCGCGGCGCCGCGCACCCCGCTGACCCCCGCCAACGCGGGCCAGGTCGCCACCACGCTCCAGGCGCTCTCCACGCCCTCCCGGCTGCTGATCCTGGGCCGGCTCCGCGAGGGGCCGTGCGCCGCCACCGAACTGGCGGCGGCGGCCGGCCTGGAGCAGTCGGCCTGCTCCCACCAGCTGCGGCTGCTGCGGAACCTCGGCCTGGTCACCGGGACCCGCAAGGGGCGCTCTGTCGTCTACGCGCTCCACGACAATCACGTCGCCGCGCTCCTGGACCAGGCCGTCTTCCACGTGGAGCATCTGCGGCTCGGACTCACCGACGCGGCGGCCGAGGCCGGCGCCTACGAGGCCGCGGGCGAGCCGGCAGCACACTGA
- a CDS encoding heavy metal translocating P-type ATPase: protein MSSTLIRSAPPPAPVAAGPQRRTRLLALPEARWALAALALFLIALPLDLLGAPAWTWGPLFAGTYVMGGWEPGLAGLKALKDRTLDVDLLMVAAAIGAAAIGQVLDGALLIVIFACSGALEAIATARTADSVRGLLDLAPATATRLVDGGEETVASGALKVGDTILVRPGERIGADGHVLEGESDVDQATITGEPLPAAKRPGDEVFAGTANGTGALRVRVERDPSDSVIARIVRMVAEASGTKAPTQLFIEKVEQRYSVLMVAATLALFVLPLALGADLRATLLRAMTFMIVASPCAVVLATMPPLLSAIANAGRHGVLVKSAVVMERLGQIDAVALDKTGTLTEGAPRLTDLTPLPGSGLAPDDLLTLAAAAEHHSEHPVARAVLGAARTRGLALPAADDFTSTPGLGVTATVGGRTIRIGAPARFSEHADAFRDVVAVLEQAGRTAVVVLADGRPVGVLGIADKPRSDAVAAVAALTRLTGTSPVLITGDNARAARRLAADVGIRDVRSELLPQHKVAAIRELQAGGRSVLAVGDGVNDAPALAAAHTGIAMGRAGSDLALDTADAVVVRDELAAIPAVIGLSRAARRLVVQNLVIAGTFMAVLVAWDLIGTLPLPLGVAGHEGSTVIVGLNGLRLLRDSAWLRAAATEDGPLPPG from the coding sequence ATGTCCTCGACTCTGATCAGATCCGCCCCGCCGCCGGCCCCCGTGGCGGCCGGCCCGCAACGCCGCACCCGCCTGCTGGCGCTGCCCGAGGCCCGCTGGGCGCTGGCCGCCCTGGCGCTCTTCCTGATCGCGCTGCCGCTCGACCTGCTCGGTGCCCCCGCGTGGACCTGGGGGCCGCTGTTCGCCGGCACCTACGTCATGGGCGGGTGGGAGCCGGGACTGGCCGGCCTGAAGGCACTGAAGGACCGGACGCTGGACGTCGATCTGCTGATGGTCGCCGCCGCGATCGGCGCCGCGGCGATCGGCCAGGTGCTCGACGGCGCCCTGCTGATCGTCATCTTCGCCTGCTCCGGCGCCCTGGAGGCCATCGCCACCGCGCGGACCGCCGACTCGGTACGCGGCCTGCTCGACCTCGCGCCCGCGACCGCGACCCGGCTGGTGGACGGCGGCGAAGAGACGGTCGCGTCCGGCGCGCTCAAGGTGGGCGACACGATCCTGGTGCGGCCGGGGGAGCGGATCGGCGCCGACGGCCACGTACTGGAGGGCGAGAGCGACGTCGACCAGGCCACCATCACCGGTGAGCCGCTGCCGGCCGCCAAACGCCCCGGCGACGAGGTTTTCGCCGGCACCGCCAACGGCACCGGCGCCCTGCGGGTACGGGTGGAACGCGATCCGTCGGACTCGGTGATCGCCCGGATCGTGCGGATGGTCGCGGAAGCCTCCGGGACCAAGGCCCCCACGCAGTTGTTCATCGAGAAGGTCGAACAGCGCTACTCGGTCCTCATGGTCGCGGCGACGCTCGCCCTCTTCGTCCTCCCTCTCGCCCTCGGCGCCGACCTGCGGGCGACACTGCTACGGGCGATGACCTTCATGATCGTGGCATCCCCGTGCGCGGTGGTGCTGGCCACGATGCCGCCGCTGCTGTCCGCCATCGCCAACGCCGGCCGGCACGGCGTCCTGGTGAAGTCCGCCGTGGTCATGGAACGCCTCGGGCAGATCGACGCCGTCGCCCTGGACAAGACCGGCACCCTGACGGAGGGCGCTCCCCGGCTGACCGACCTGACGCCGCTGCCCGGTTCGGGTCTCGCGCCGGACGACCTGCTGACCCTGGCGGCCGCCGCCGAGCACCACAGCGAGCATCCGGTCGCCCGCGCCGTCCTCGGCGCCGCCCGCACCCGCGGCCTCGCGCTGCCCGCGGCGGACGACTTCACCTCCACCCCGGGCCTTGGCGTGACCGCCACGGTGGGCGGGCGGACGATCCGGATCGGCGCGCCCGCCCGCTTCTCCGAACACGCCGACGCCTTCCGGGACGTGGTGGCCGTACTGGAGCAGGCCGGACGTACGGCGGTTGTCGTGCTGGCCGACGGCCGGCCGGTGGGCGTCCTGGGCATCGCCGACAAGCCGCGGTCCGACGCCGTCGCGGCCGTCGCCGCCCTGACCCGGCTGACCGGGACGTCCCCGGTACTGATCACCGGCGACAACGCGCGCGCCGCCCGCCGGCTGGCCGCCGACGTCGGCATCCGCGACGTACGCTCCGAACTGCTGCCGCAGCACAAGGTCGCCGCGATCCGCGAACTCCAGGCCGGCGGACGCAGCGTGCTGGCCGTCGGTGACGGTGTCAACGACGCCCCGGCGCTGGCCGCCGCCCATACCGGGATCGCCATGGGCCGCGCCGGGTCCGACCTCGCCCTGGACACCGCGGACGCGGTGGTGGTCCGGGACGAACTCGCCGCCATCCCCGCGGTGATCGGGCTGTCCCGCGCGGCACGCCGCCTGGTCGTGCAGAATCTGGTCATCGCCGGGACCTTCATGGCCGTCCTGGTCGCCTGGGACCTGATCGGCACGCTCCCGCTGCCCCTTGGCGTCGCGGGCCATGAAGGCTCCACCGTCATCGTGGGCCTCAACGGCCTCCGTCTCCTGCGCGATTCCGCCTGGCTGCGTGCCGCGGCCACCGAGGACGGCCCACTGCCCCCGGGATGA
- a CDS encoding ABC transporter permease: protein MTTTSPGTVTPPAGSPADPAGEPATGAAREPKVILPSDGPGRARVGSFLVVAGPPALVGAATIGIWYLLAYFGLSKTQRFILPPPHEVVKVGFLDWANLKEILQGLQSSGIVALVAFALSTVIGLLFAVAMSEARWIERSFYPFAVALQTIPFLALVPLVGFWFGFNEQSRIIVATLVSLFPITTNALFGLQSGDAALHDLVRLHNRSRLVRLVRLRLPCALPAIFTGLRISAGLSVIASIVTDFFIRQGQPGIGGLLQNYSANLQSERLYAALIVTCVFGLAVFWAVGLVRRLTIGRWETSTATRSDD, encoded by the coding sequence ATGACCACCACCTCCCCCGGCACGGTGACACCCCCCGCCGGATCCCCCGCTGATCCCGCCGGCGAACCGGCGACCGGCGCCGCGCGGGAACCCAAGGTCATCCTGCCGTCCGACGGACCCGGCCGGGCCCGCGTGGGCAGCTTCCTCGTCGTGGCAGGCCCGCCGGCGCTCGTCGGCGCGGCCACCATCGGGATCTGGTACCTGCTGGCGTACTTCGGTCTCAGCAAGACCCAGCGTTTCATCCTGCCGCCGCCGCACGAGGTCGTGAAGGTGGGCTTCCTGGACTGGGCCAACCTCAAGGAGATCCTGCAGGGCCTGCAGTCGAGCGGCATCGTCGCCCTGGTCGCCTTCGCCCTGTCCACCGTCATCGGCCTGCTCTTCGCCGTCGCGATGAGCGAGGCCCGCTGGATCGAGCGGTCGTTCTACCCGTTCGCCGTCGCGCTCCAGACCATTCCGTTCCTGGCGCTGGTGCCGCTGGTCGGCTTCTGGTTCGGGTTCAACGAACAGAGCCGCATCATCGTGGCGACCCTGGTCTCGCTCTTCCCCATCACGACCAACGCGCTGTTCGGCCTGCAGTCCGGCGACGCCGCCCTGCACGACCTGGTGCGGCTGCACAACCGCTCCCGGCTGGTCCGGCTCGTCCGCCTGCGGCTCCCCTGCGCGCTGCCCGCGATCTTCACCGGGCTGCGGATCTCGGCGGGCCTGTCGGTGATCGCCTCCATCGTCACCGACTTCTTCATCCGTCAGGGGCAGCCCGGTATCGGCGGTCTCCTGCAGAACTACTCGGCCAACCTCCAGTCGGAACGGCTCTACGCGGCGCTGATCGTCACCTGCGTGTTCGGTCTCGCGGTGTTCTGGGCGGTCGGGCTTGTCCGCAGACTCACCATCGGCCGGTGGGAGACGTCGACCGCCACCCGCTCGGACGACTGA
- a CDS encoding ABC transporter ATP-binding protein, with translation MTNILPTETARDSREPVPDHPAGQRPAPLDKAVEPIVTFSGLTKRFADGTVALSDLDLSVAPGEFVSLVGPSGCGKSTLLRIAAGLSPISEGRVETRFGSLGYIFQDATLMPWRTVARNVELLTQLEGVPKARRRRLAQEAIDLVGLGGFEDNYPKTLSGGMKMRVSLARSLTLNPDPFMFDEPFGALDAITRERLNDEVLKLYAERRFTALFVTHSIAEAVYLSSRVVVMAPRPGRVIGEFDIPFDYPRSPHIRYSEEFGAIAHEISECLRGASA, from the coding sequence ATGACGAACATCCTGCCGACGGAGACAGCACGAGACAGCCGCGAACCGGTACCGGACCACCCGGCCGGGCAGCGCCCGGCCCCGCTCGACAAGGCCGTCGAGCCGATCGTGACGTTCTCCGGACTCACGAAGCGGTTCGCCGACGGCACCGTGGCCCTCAGCGACCTCGATCTCTCCGTCGCGCCAGGAGAGTTCGTCTCGCTCGTCGGACCGTCGGGCTGCGGCAAGTCGACCCTGTTGCGGATCGCCGCGGGCCTCAGCCCGATCAGCGAGGGCCGTGTCGAGACCCGGTTCGGCTCGCTCGGATACATCTTCCAGGACGCGACGCTCATGCCGTGGCGCACGGTCGCACGCAACGTGGAACTGCTGACGCAGTTGGAGGGCGTGCCCAAGGCCCGCCGGCGCCGGCTCGCCCAGGAGGCCATCGATCTCGTCGGTCTCGGCGGCTTCGAGGACAACTACCCCAAGACACTGTCCGGCGGCATGAAGATGCGTGTCTCGCTGGCCCGGTCCCTCACGCTCAACCCCGACCCGTTCATGTTCGACGAGCCTTTCGGCGCCCTCGACGCGATCACCCGCGAGCGGCTCAACGACGAGGTGCTGAAGCTCTACGCGGAACGGCGGTTCACCGCCCTGTTCGTGACGCACTCGATCGCCGAGGCCGTCTATCTCTCCTCGCGTGTCGTCGTCATGGCACCCCGTCCGGGACGGGTCATCGGCGAGTTCGACATCCCGTTCGACTACCCCCGGTCGCCGCACATCCGCTACAGCGAGGAGTTCGGCGCCATCGCCCACGAGATCTCCGAGTGTCTGCGAGGAGCGAGCGCATGA
- a CDS encoding SAM-dependent methyltransferase: MARTEQDWYAWHAPYDRLDSVETGRLEHVQEAISATLDAAPPGRLSAVSACSGQARDLLPVLIDHPRGRDIDALLIELEPLNASFLHGALGSTALTSVEVLVADAGAAASYAGHVPADLLLMCGVFANIDLKAALRTIGRLDELVAPAGSVVWTTYGDSIDDADDVLAAFAAAGFAPVSLVWAADRSWLVSVHRFDGESRPWSDEGVLFAFRPSPEL; this comes from the coding sequence GTGGCGCGCACCGAACAGGACTGGTACGCCTGGCACGCACCGTACGACCGGCTCGACTCGGTCGAGACCGGCCGGCTGGAACACGTGCAGGAGGCCATCTCCGCCACCCTGGACGCCGCTCCGCCGGGCCGTCTGTCCGCGGTCAGTGCCTGCTCAGGACAAGCGCGGGATCTGCTGCCCGTCCTCATCGACCACCCGCGCGGCCGGGACATCGACGCCCTGTTGATCGAACTGGAGCCGCTGAACGCGTCGTTCCTGCACGGCGCCCTCGGCAGCACCGCGCTCACCTCGGTCGAGGTCCTGGTGGCGGACGCCGGCGCGGCGGCGTCGTACGCCGGTCATGTCCCGGCCGATCTGCTGCTGATGTGCGGGGTGTTCGCGAACATCGACCTCAAGGCCGCCCTGCGCACCATCGGCCGCCTGGACGAACTGGTGGCGCCTGCCGGGTCGGTGGTCTGGACGACCTACGGCGACTCGATCGACGACGCGGACGACGTGCTGGCCGCCTTCGCCGCGGCCGGCTTCGCGCCCGTGTCGCTGGTGTGGGCCGCCGACCGCTCCTGGCTGGTGTCCGTGCACCGCTTCGACGGCGAGAGCCGGCCGTGGTCCGACGAGGGTGTGCTGTTCGCGTTCCGGCCGTCGCCGGAGCTCTGA